Proteins found in one Tumebacillus sp. BK434 genomic segment:
- a CDS encoding DUF3050 domain-containing protein encodes MQNTQAFEAVRDELLLHPVYKKLTSAEHVRLFMEHHVFAVWDFMSLLKRLQRELTVTEVPWMPGQVAQYARFINEIVLGEETDEDGRGGYISHFDLYLEAMEEAGADTAPIRRFLDRLQQGMTPQAALDAPDIPESVQQFVNTTLDIALHGQPHQVAAAFFYGREDIIPDMFSHLVRELEESGKSAERLLYYLKRHIELDGDEHGPLAERLLAYLCAGDAVREREAMETAELSLRSRVKLWDGVSAFITM; translated from the coding sequence ATGCAGAATACTCAGGCTTTTGAAGCGGTTCGTGACGAACTGCTGCTTCACCCCGTGTACAAAAAATTGACCTCGGCGGAGCACGTGCGCCTGTTTATGGAACACCACGTGTTTGCCGTCTGGGATTTTATGAGCCTGCTCAAGCGCTTGCAGCGCGAACTCACGGTGACCGAGGTGCCGTGGATGCCGGGCCAAGTGGCGCAATACGCACGCTTCATCAATGAGATCGTGCTCGGCGAAGAGACGGATGAAGACGGACGGGGTGGGTACATCTCACACTTCGACCTCTATCTGGAAGCGATGGAGGAAGCCGGAGCGGACACCGCGCCGATCCGTCGTTTTCTCGACCGTTTGCAGCAGGGGATGACGCCGCAAGCGGCGCTCGACGCCCCGGACATCCCGGAGTCGGTGCAGCAGTTCGTGAACACCACGCTCGACATCGCGCTGCACGGGCAGCCGCATCAGGTGGCGGCGGCGTTTTTCTACGGGCGCGAGGACATCATTCCCGACATGTTCAGCCATCTCGTCCGGGAACTGGAGGAAAGCGGCAAGTCGGCGGAGAGGCTTTTGTACTATTTGAAGCGCCATATCGAGCTGGACGGGGATGAGCATGGACCGCTGGCCGAGCGACTTTTGGCCTATCTGTGTGCCGGAGATGCCGTGCGCGAGCGGGAGGCGATGGAGACGGCTGAGCTCAGTTTGCGCAGCCGGGTCAAGCTGTGGGACGGAGTATCTGCCTTCATAACAATGTAA